ttcaaaaaatacAGGCATACATAAGGCATAACTCACATGTGTAAATTTACAGGACGAAATACGTTAAAATGAAGGTTGTGCAAAAAAAGGCAATGGCTTTTCAAGACACGCTACTATTCATCCCAAAAGTCcatgatttttttttttttgcatagatCGCATCTCAATGTGTTTTATTCTGAAATTTTATACGCACACACATCACATCATTGtgtactgtacaaaaaaattaaccaaaaagtatgaattttgaatttaagaaaaaacggcCTCGaaggaggccgagctccaaaacgCCATTCTCAGTTCAAAGCTCgtattccctccattcctaaatataagtctttttagacatttcaagtgaaatacaacatacggatgtatgtagacatatttcagagtgtagattcactcatattgctccgtatgtagtcatttggtggaatctctagaaaaacttatatttaggaacagcggGAGTACATGCCACCAATAAgccaaaatatgtctagatacatccatttctctgacaagtattaccggacggaggaagtattagcTAAATAACCTCTAAAAGCATGGAGATATTATTAGGTTCAGAATGAAAAGAAACTTATGCCAAACAGATGTATCTAGTAATGAAATATATATGGATCCGAAAGATTATTATAATATCGCCATGTTTCTTAGACACCGAATTATTCTGCGTTGTCAGATAAGAAAAATGATGAGAGAAGATGATCAAAACAACTAACCAGCAGCAGACTGTTTAAAGGGCTTCAAAATCTCATTATGTTTCAAGAACTATTTTCATTCAAGTAGAACAGAGAAATTCATTTGAGGGGTAGCCTTAACATCATAATCGTGGTACGTTCTCAAGAATATTTCTATTCAAGCAAATTGTTCTAGAAAGAAATATACTGCCACCGATCTGAATTAATCACCGCAGCCTCTTGTCTTGAATAGAGGTTGCGTCAATTAATTCCGATAGGAGGGAGTACCTTTACTTTTCTTTTGATCCAAGTCCATGATGAATGATGCACTTGACAATAGTTCCCTTTTTAGTGGGAGGCGGCAAAGACATGTCATACTACTTGTCGATGCTTGGGTAAAAGCAGAGATTCTGAAGTTGCTACAGAAAGCAAAAGCCTAAAAACTAAAAGATTATGATGATAGTTGGATAATCAATATTAAGCTATATTTCTTTTAGAGCTGATTGGAAGAATGAGCTGGACCAATGGGAGTTTGTGACATAAGGAGAGTATAAACATTACAGATGCACTATATAAAGTATATTGAGAAAAACATTATTACATcagactccctccgtttctaaatataagccctttcagatatttcaatatggactacatagtacatacggatgtatatagacatattttagaatgtagattcactcgttttgcctGTTACGTAGTCCATATTGACATCTCTAAAAggtctaatatttaggaacggagggagtataacataaCATAACATAACATAGAGATGTAATAAACATGTCCTGATTTTAAAAACAAATTTACTACGATTAGGGCATTTTGAAGACCGAActccatggagccctttattttgaaaaattcaaaattcataaatttcgatttcaaaaaattctgaaaaaaacaaACATGTATGCAAGGATGTAATGTGTATGTGTGATAAGTTTCAGGATGAATTGCGAGCTgcacaaaaaaaacaaaatcatggaCTTTAAAGATGAACAGTACATATGGTAAAAGGCCCcacatttgtcttttttgtgtagctcacGTTTTAATGTATTTCGACCTGAAAATTTGCACACATGTACATTATGTATCTGTatttttttccagaatttttgaaactgaaaattttgaattttgaagttttcaaataaaggcctccatggagctcggtctccgTTTGACATTTTCGATTTACTACTCCCTTTGTACATAAATACTAGACATTTTTTATATTTGTGAACAAAGGAAGAATAAAGTAATACGACAGGATTACGAGAAGATGGAAAAGGAACAAAAGAATATGTACCCCTCAGAAAGAAGCTAACACGTACCTTAATAGCATATAGTAGTTCTTCCGTACGATTCATACATGTTCCTCTTTCAGTTGATTCCTTGTCGTATTTTGAGCCATCGAGCCTAACAATTAAATCCAAATCTTCCGCTCTTATCATCCTCGAAGTCTATCATAGGAGGAATGGAGAACCATTTAACAGAAAGTGATAGCAAATCTTTTCTATAGCCAAAAATTCCCTGTTTGTTGTGCTTAGACTTTGTGTCAAAATATTGTCTTTTTTGCTCATCCAACAGATAAAGTTCCTATACTTGACACAACTTACATACCTTGGTATATAGTGATCCTTTGGTGTAAGAATCTGCATAGAAAATAAATCAGATCCATAAGAAAGATACCAAGGAGTGAGCAATCCATTTTCATATCCTAGTCCATGTTGCAATTCCTTTCCCCAAATTGATTGTAAATCTGCAGGATATAATTCGGCAGTGGTGAACCATGTAGTGTTCCACCTCTCCACTAAATCGCAACAGTTCTTGCTTCTGAGATAGGAAAGGAATCATGGTCTAGGGGTACAGCATAACATATGGGACTAAGCACTACCTCCTAGCTCAAACCCCTACAAATTTAACAACTTCTTACCTTAATCCCAAAAAACCTGAGCTCAATAATTCCACGCATACCTACTGGGTTTGGCCAAGCTTCTCGTCAACGAATGCCTACCAGTGGAGAATGTTGTGCTGCTCCAGTGTGAGGTAAGGAATAGATTAGGGGGCAGGTACTGGATTATTGCATAAAGTACACTTTTCATATCACCAGAAAGCAACAATCATGATTATAAAATTGAATGTGCAACTGGACCTTTGCCTAGCCCAGAATAGTAGGCCTACAAAAATAGTGCAATTCCGAACATCATGTAGTACATTACAGTTCATAAACAACAGACCCTCTCTCAAAAGCACAACCAGCTAAGGCTAGTCCGGTGAAGCAAATGTCTAGGCCATAACATGAAACAGCAAAATAACTAAACTATCACTAAATAGTAGTACCAGCTATCTTCCTGGTTATGCAATCATGTAAGAGCACCTCCACTGGCCCCCCAACAAGCCCCTCAGGGCGCCTTTTTTAGCGTCGGCGGCGAAACATCGGCCAAGTTGCGCCCCCAGATCGTTGTTTATCGCCGATTTGGGCCAAAATAACAACCTACAAACCCAAGCCGAACCCAGCGCACCAGGGGGCGCCTGGGGGTACCGGCTGAAGCGAAAAGGCCGCTATTCTCCTCATCAGATCcgaccgccatgccgccgaagaagtatgcGGCCCCTCGCCTAGCCACCGATACCGCCCAGccaaagcagaggaagccgagggcaccGATGGCAAGGCCACAGCGcttgtcgaacgccgagtggaagGTAGGCGTTGAGTAACCACCGATCACCAGAACAGGCTCATCACCAAGAGGGCCagggacgtggcggcggcggcggagcaggagaGGCGTCTCGCGTGGGGATGATGAACCTTCCGCATGGCCACTGCCCACAAGCTGTGTGAGGGAGCCAGCAGAGCGTCGCGTCGCCGGCCAACTTCTCGCTGCCGCTATGGGGGTACGCGCCCTCGCCTGGCTACTCCGACGGCAACACGCATGGCGGCTTCAATCCCAGCATCACCTTCCTGCATGGGGCAGTGTCACGTGCCTCCGGCCTCAACACCcagtacaactactcgccgccggcGTACTCAGGCTCGCCTGCGCCGCCTCTGTGCCGTGCCGCCCTACCCTTCGCACACGGCTAGGCGCCACAGTTCAGCAACACCAACGCCAACCTGGACGAGATCATCACGAGCGGCTCGGTCGCCGCCGCTTCGTGCCCCGGGTTCCACGCGCAAGACAAAACGATGGACACCGCCGTCGACATGGACGACGTGCTCGACGACgccaaggaggaggcggaggaggaagaacaGGTGGAGCCGGCGCCGAAAGAGAGAAAGAAGAAGCGGGCGCCCAACACAAGCCGGGCGAGCCTCGcgtcaagtggacgtccaaggaagACGAGTGCCTCGCCGATGCATGGAAGACCGTCAGCATCGACCCGATCACCGGCTTGAATCAGAATGCCGACACTTACTGGAGAAGAATCAAGACGGCGTTCGACGAGCACAAGCTGGTCGACCCCGACTTCGCCAATATCCACATGGATAACAGCGACAAGGCCATGGCGAACCATTGGGCGACCATCTAGGCGGCCTGCAACAAGTGACATGGGATCctagaggaggtcgcggctcgcccggaaagCGGCGCCAACGTCGAGGGGCAggtatggccagtcgtcggctcagTTCTTTCGTCGTGTACTTCGCTGACACTTGTTCTTCAGCTGTGCAGATGGTTCGAATGTTCAACATGTTTCGCCAGGACAACAGCGACCAAGAGTTCAAGTTCCTTCACGTGTTCTCCAGGATCGAGTCGTGCGAGAAGTGGAGGGAGTGCCGACTCACTCTcgcaaggccaaggagacctacaagccggatGCGCCTGCCCCATCGGCGGCAGAAGGGCGCCCTGATGGCAACAAAAGAGACAAGGCGGCGAGGGGCGCGGCACCCGCTGCTGAACGGCTACAATCATCGATCGAGCAGTGCATCGCCGATGCCAAGAACAGCGCCGCCAAGAGGGAGGAGAAATCCGACGTgaggtggtcggcgttgatgacgaAGCATGACGTCAAGCTCGACCTTCACAGGACCaaagtcgccgcgaagaagaggaacaccaacCTAGTTCTCTTGATGGCGGCAGACATGTCGACGATGGACGAGCAGGTGAAGGCGTGGTACCTGGCAGAGCGTGGCCTCATCTTGAACCAGATGCCTCGACAGGCGGCAACCGCCGCCTCTACGCTCACAACGACGGCAACGCCGATGCCAAGCCTGAGAAGTGAACATGTGCGGACGCCCTGCGTGAGCACTGAAGCCACACCAACGCCAACGTCGAGCCCGAGCACTGAAGATGCGCCCACACTGACCTCAGCCAGTCCCATGGCAGAGGAGCCTGCCGTTTGATGCGTTCCATGTCTATGATTCCTTCCTTTTGATCACCGAACTTTTGGGTATGTTTGATCGCCGACCTGTGCCATGATGATCGCCGAACCTGTGGCGTTTTTTGGCAGCAGAGAAGATAAATTAGAATTTTCGGGCGTTTGGGGGCCGAAACCTGGGGCGCGACTGGAAACTCGATCGCCCTCAGGGCGGAAAAACCGCCGGCGCATATGCCAAAAGACATTCGTCGGGTGCCCTGGGGGggcaaacggctggagatgctctagtgGTTAAATCAAAACCTGGAAAATGCACTCATGAACACCTACAGGAGGAGATGGGCCTTCAAACCCTAAGAAGGAGCAACCAAAGACAAGGTGGCCATTGACAGATTGACGAGGAAGCACAAGGACGTGGCCGCTAGACTTCTCATGATCATTTATCCCCCTTGAGGCTGTATTTCCTTTCCTTGTGGGCTTATTTTTGCTGTTGCCCCCAGCCTGTACCTTACCTTTATTTTCTTTCGTTTCTGTGGACCTCCGTTTTTCGGTTGGATGTTGTGCTTCGGTtgtggtttgctttatttataaagcggggcgagaaGCCTTTTTCGGTACAAAATTCAATTAGCCGTGGCCCTTTTCAGGAATCATCCACAACACCCTATCCTAACAACTG
The sequence above is a segment of the Triticum dicoccoides isolate Atlit2015 ecotype Zavitan chromosome 1A, WEW_v2.0, whole genome shotgun sequence genome. Coding sequences within it:
- the LOC119361085 gene encoding uncharacterized protein LOC119361085 isoform X2, yielding MKWFSWWSEFCKILKKQLNFPRESSTCKDSYTKGSLYTKTSRMIRAEDLDLIVRLDGSKYDKESTERGTCMNRTEELLYAIKAFAFCSNFRISAFTQASTSSMTCLCRLPLKRELLSSASFIMDLDQKKSKGTPSYRN
- the LOC119361085 gene encoding uncharacterized protein LOC119361085 isoform X3; the protein is MKWFSWWSEFCKILKKQLNFPRESSTCKDSYTKGSLYTKTSRMIRAEDLDLIVRLDGSKYDKESTERGTCMNRTEELLYAIKAFAFCSNFRISAFTQASTSSMTCLCRLPLKRELLSSASFIMDLDQKKSKGSH